The nucleotide window CAGGAATCCGCGTGCGTCAGCCATTGCCGGACCCCGACGCGATGCGGTCCGTGAGCGCCCGCTTGTAGTCCTTCGGGAACACCTTCACGAACTTGTTCGCGAGCGCGTCCCACTTGCGCAGGATGTCGTCGGCCTTCTTGCTGCGCGTGAAGTCGCGGTGCCGGCGCACGAGTCGGCGCAGCGTCTCGAAGTCTTCGTCCGTCATCGGGTCGAGGTCGACGGTCTCCGGGCTCACGCGCGACGGGAACGAGCCGTCCTCGTCGAACACGTAGGCGATGCCGCCGCTCATGCCCGCCGCGAAGTTGCGCCCCGTCTTCCCTAACACCACCGCGACGCCGCCCGTCATGTACTCGCAGCCGTGGTCGCCTACGCCTTCCACTACCGCGGTCGCGCCGCTGTTGCGCACGCAGAAGCGCTCGCCCGCGACGCCCTGGAAGTACGCCTCGCCGCTCGTCGCGCCATACAGCACGACGTTGCCGGTGATGATGTTCTCGGACGGCTCGAAGGTCGCCGCGCGCGGCACCTTCACGATGATCTTGCCGCCGCACAGGCCCTTGCCGGCGTAGTCGTTCGTCTCGCCCTCGACCTCGAACGTGAGGCCGTTCGTGCAGAACGCGCCGAGGCTTTGGCCCGCGCTGCCCTTCAGCTTGATCACGATCGTGTCTTCGGGCAGCCCCGCTTCGCCGTACTTCCGCGAGACCTCTGAGCCGAGAATCGTGCCGAGCGTGCGGTCCGTGTTGTGGATGTCGCGCTCGATCACGACTTTCTCGCCGCGCGCGAGCGCCGGCTCGGCGAGCCGCAGCAGCCCGATGTCCGCCACGCGCTCGAGATCGTCGATCAGGTTCTGGCGCCCGCTGTTGTAGACCGCGTGCTTTACATCGGGCTTGTAGAAGAGCTCGCTGAAATCGAGGCCCTTCGCCTTCCAGTGCGTGAGCGCGCGTTCGGAATCGAGGCACTGCACCTGGCCGATCATCTCGTTCACGCTGCGGAAGCCGAGCTGCGCCATCAGCTCGCGCGTCTCTTCCGCGATGAAGGTGAGGTAGCGAACCACGCTCTCCGGCGTGCCCGCGAAGCGCTTGCGCAGCACCGGGTCCTGCGTGGCCACGCCGACCGGGCACGTGTTGAGGTGGCACACGCGCATCAGGATGCAGCCCAGCGCGACGAGCGGCGCGGTCGCGAAGCCGTACTCGTCGGCCCCTAACAACGCAGCGATCACGACGTCGCGGCCGGTCTTCAGGCCCCCGTCGGTCTGCACCTTGATGCGCCCGCGCAGATCGTTGAGCACGAGGGTCTGCTGCGTCTCCGCGAGCCCGATCTCCCACGGCATGCCCGCGTACTTGATCGACGCGAGCGGCGAAGCGCCGGTGCCGCCGTCGTGGCCGCTGATCAACACGCCGTCGGCGCGCCCCTTCGAGACGCCCGCCGCGATCGTGCCCACGCCCGACACCGACACGAGCTTCACCGACACGCGCGCTTTCCGATTCGCGTTCTTCAGGTCGTAGATCAGCTGCGCGAGGTCTTCGATCGAGTAGATGTCGTGGTGCGGCGGCGGCGAGATCAGGCCCACGCCCGGCGTCGAGTGCCGCACCTTCGCGATCGTCTCGTTCACCTTGTGGCCGGGCAGCTCGCCGCCCTCACCGGGCTTCGCGCCCTGCGCCATCTTGATCTGCAGCTCGTCCGCGTTGACGAGGTACCAACTCGTCACGCCGAAACGGCCCGACGCGACTTGCTTGATCGCGCTGCGGCGCGAGTCGCCGTTAGGATCGGGCGTGAAGCGATCGGGGTCCTCGCCGCCTTCGCCGGTGTTCGATTTGCCGCCGAGCCGGTTCAGCGCGACGGCGAGCGTCTGGTGCGCTTCGAGCGAGATCGAGCCGTACGACATCGCGCCCGTGCAGAAGCGCTTCACGATCTCGTTCGCAGGCTCCACCTCGGCGAGCGGCACTGGCGCGCGATCGGGCTTGAAGCGGAACAGACCCCGCAGCGTGGACGCGTTCTCCGTGTCGGCGTCGGCCGCCTTCGAGAACGCCTTGTAGTCCTCGTAATTGCCGCGCTTCACGGCGATCTGCAGCAGCGACACGGTGTCGGGGTTGAACGTGTGCCGCTCGCCGCGCGTGCGCCATTGATACAGGCCGCCCGGGTCAAGCTCGGGGTACACGAACGAGTCGCCCGGGAAGGCGCGCGCGTGCTTCAGCGCCGCTTCCTTCGCGAGCACGTCGTAGCCGACGCCCGAAACGCGCGACGCGGTGCCCGCGAAGCAGCGCTCGACCACTTCGCGATCGATGCCGACCGCCTCGAAGATTTGGGCGCCGCGATACGAGTACAGAGTCGAGATGCCCATCTTCGCGAAGGTCTTCAGCAGGCCCTTGTCGCAGGCCTTGATGAAGTTCTTGCGCGCGACGGCGGGATCGAAGCCTGCCGGCACGTAGGTGGCATCGGCGACGACCTCGTCGAGCGTCTGGAACGCGAGGTACGGATTGATCGCGCCCGCGCCGTAGCCGATCAGCAGCGCCATGTGCGCGACTTCGCGCGCCTCGCCCGTCTCGCACACGATGCCGCAGCGCGTGCGCAGCACTTTGCGAATCAGGTGGTGATGCACGGCGCCGGTCGCGAGCAGCATCGGAATCGGCGCGAGGTCTTGCGACACGCCGCGATCCGAGAGGATCAGGATGCTCG belongs to Deltaproteobacteria bacterium and includes:
- the gltB gene encoding glutamate synthase large subunit, with the translated sequence MSERAQSHWPKQGLYDPAFEKDACGVGFVANVRGTKSHDVVEKGIRVLENLEHRGACGCDPDSGDGAGLLVQIPDAFFRRELAKQSQELPAPGQYAVAMVFVSQDASAAARQVELLEKTVAAEGQRVLGWREVPTHPETIGRLARAAAPRVRQLFIAAQGEAARDQDAFERKLYVIRRVAERAILAEHAGKHFFYVPSLSSRTVVYTGMLVPRQIRGFFPDVVDADFASALCLVHSRYSTNTLGAWDLAHPFRYLAHNGEINTIKGNQNWMRAREGTLASKAFGADLPKLFPIMRDGGSDSQRMDNVLEFLVRTGRELPEAVLMMIPEAWENRDDMDPALRAYYEFHSFLMEPYDGPADIVFSDGRVIGAVLDRNGLRPSRYTVTKDGLVVMASEVGVIDIAPENVLLKERLHPGRIFCVDLEQGRILDDAEIKRRYAAKQPYKKWVDENRVLLSQLPKPASVAPALNDADRTRLQQVFGYTSEDLRLLLAPMSVEGKWPIGSMGEDAALACLSDRPQMLYRYFKQLFAQVSNPPMDSINERPVMALYSTLGAEGNLLEETPAHARMVRVEHPVITDEELEKLRELDRPGLKSTTLACVFKASEGGAGLKSALDRLCAEAERAVRDGASILILSDRGVSQDLAPIPMLLATGAVHHHLIRKVLRTRCGIVCETGEAREVAHMALLIGYGAGAINPYLAFQTLDEVVADATYVPAGFDPAVARKNFIKACDKGLLKTFAKMGISTLYSYRGAQIFEAVGIDREVVERCFAGTASRVSGVGYDVLAKEAALKHARAFPGDSFVYPELDPGGLYQWRTRGERHTFNPDTVSLLQIAVKRGNYEDYKAFSKAADADTENASTLRGLFRFKPDRAPVPLAEVEPANEIVKRFCTGAMSYGSISLEAHQTLAVALNRLGGKSNTGEGGEDPDRFTPDPNGDSRRSAIKQVASGRFGVTSWYLVNADELQIKMAQGAKPGEGGELPGHKVNETIAKVRHSTPGVGLISPPPHHDIYSIEDLAQLIYDLKNANRKARVSVKLVSVSGVGTIAAGVSKGRADGVLISGHDGGTGASPLASIKYAGMPWEIGLAETQQTLVLNDLRGRIKVQTDGGLKTGRDVVIAALLGADEYGFATAPLVALGCILMRVCHLNTCPVGVATQDPVLRKRFAGTPESVVRYLTFIAEETRELMAQLGFRSVNEMIGQVQCLDSERALTHWKAKGLDFSELFYKPDVKHAVYNSGRQNLIDDLERVADIGLLRLAEPALARGEKVVIERDIHNTDRTLGTILGSEVSRKYGEAGLPEDTIVIKLKGSAGQSLGAFCTNGLTFEVEGETNDYAGKGLCGGKIIVKVPRAATFEPSENIITGNVVLYGATSGEAYFQGVAGERFCVRNSGATAVVEGVGDHGCEYMTGGVAVVLGKTGRNFAAGMSGGIAYVFDEDGSFPSRVSPETVDLDPMTDEDFETLRRLVRRHRDFTRSKKADDILRKWDALANKFVKVFPKDYKRALTDRIASGSGNG